The Vitis vinifera cultivar Pinot Noir 40024 chromosome 1, ASM3070453v1 DNA segment GGTAATGGAGACAACAGAAGTAGAGTGCATTGAAAGGCAAGAAAGATAGCGACAGTATGAATTATGACAATTGTTTGAAGCAAATCAGTCCAAGGGAGGATATGGACTTCAATCATGAGAGGGTTGGTATTTACCCAATAGGTAGGACTCAGCCTATGTGATTAATATTATGGTGATGAAAAGGACACCATCACTTTAATGCTTGAAAGTATCAGCAGTTGAAGTTTTAAAGGTCTCATCTCATGTGGAAAGACATGTCAAACAGAAACCAAAAGATGggaaacaagttttaaaaagaatGCATTGCTGCATAAGCAGCAGCCAGAATCTGTCATTTTCCTGGATTCTGGTTCAGTGTGGAGAAAAAGCATAGCTAATAATGTCCTCATATGATATCTTCAAGAATATTTAAAGAGTTGttggagaaaaattgaaatacaATATGTCACCATGTTGAAGGAACATAGATTGTGTATTCAACTTATAGCCAATATATGAGCAAACATATAAGGTTAATCGTGAAATCTCTAAAGTTTCCTTGCCCCTGAAGCATTGCACTATATAAAACAAGTTGAACAAGAATCAGAGGTTATCAAAATCTAGGCCATGGAATGATCACAGCTTATCTATGTAAACTAAATCATATGCAGTTCAATTTTAAAAGATTCAGATGCATGCTTACCCCAACAAAATCCGATAGTCTCTCCAAACTAGACGATGCCTTCATGTTCTGCTCCAACCTCTCCAGTTCAGCTTCAAGCTCCGCCTCAATTTTACTAATCAATTCAGAGTTCTCTGTATTCTGATTGTCCGGCTCTTTGGCGTTGAATTTGGTAGATCGATTGAATTCCTGTTCAAGTGACACAGAAGTTGGTATCCCACTGTTGAAGGAGCAATCATTAGTTTTCATGGATTCAAAACCCTCATTTGTGAGATCTTTGACAGTGAGAAAATCTTTCATTTCAAGCTCCTCATGTAAATCCTCAACCAAGTTCTCAGTCTGCTTTAACTGCTCATTTAATTTGTCCACTTCTCTCTTACTGGCAACCAAAGTGGCCATTACACCAATAGTGAttccaagaaagaaaagaaacatcCCGTTGGGTGATCCTGATGAGAGTAAAAccataaaatgatataaatattcAAGGAAGAGATGCAATCTATGAACGTAACAACCATTAAATCAGATACAAAAATCCACACGGAAATGATTACATCTTCACATTCAGCTGCAGGTTTACATGAACAACTAGAATATAGAAAGGCTTCTGTACACACGGAATAAGAGCACTTCTACTATAGCATTAGTGGTCACACCAGAAACTAATATGTATGCATGGTAGAAACCTTTTCAGTCACCTTCAATGCAGAAGTTCATTTGGTTTCATAGACACCATGTCAGACACCTTTATCTCTGTTGGGATTGGCTGTCTAAAATTTCGTTCTTTTAAGTCTTCTTTTGCTTGCATAGACAGTCTTATAATCATAGTGTGAAAGATGTGACTAGAACAAGAATATTAGAAGAATTCTTGCTAATTCCAAACCAACATACAAGGCTTTTTTAATTAACAAGTGGAGTAGATCATTCGATTGTGAACAAGCAAAGAAGTGAAAAGCACGAATGCTAAAGATAGTGAAGCAATTTCATCAAACCATGTGAATAGAGTACAACCTTGTGAATGGAATGCTTCACTAGATGCTCTTATACCAGGACTGCTCGATCTTTGAACCCTCCCCTTTCTGACATTTTGTTTCAATTTCCAAGGGAGCTGCAATGATCCAATACTTGGTAGTGGTGGAAGCCCCAAAAGTGTCTCATTTTCCTCCAAGTGCGTGCCATCTCCCTTATGAAGCTTCTTTTTCTCACTTTCAAACTGCAACTCTGCTCTAAAAGAACCACCACCAACTCTGCTGATTACTCGGCTGCCATCAGTCGCCAACAACGGTCTCACTGTAGGAGTATATGGAGATGGCAGTGAGCTGAATTCGTACTCATTCATATTTTCATGCTCCCTATACAGCTGAGAAGCGACACAACTTTCTAATGAATCCAGTGGCTTAATAGAATACTCAAGAGGCCTTCTACTTCTAAAAGCCTTGTGTCGCTTAAATCTGGTCTCTTGGGTCGTAAGGACATCTGTTAAATTATCAGAATTGCCAGAAAACTCGGCCTTTCCCTTCCCATCAAAATCATTAGTAGAAGCTACTCCTGTAGCCAAATCACCAATCTCTCCCAAGTTTTCACTACCTAAAATATCATCTATGCCTAATTGTTTCTGCCTCAATCTCCGAAACGGGCCATTCCGCTCTTGTATTTGTTGCAGCAAATTACGGGGTTTAGACTCCCCAGATAATGATAGTGACCCTTCCTTTTCGTTTGAAAAGTTCTGCCAGTACTTGGCCAAATACCCAGCACCAGCAGCTGCTGCAACAACCCACAAATCCATGTTCTCTCTTTCTTGACTCAAAAAATATCAACCCAATTGTCAAACTTTCCCATAGAAAAGCCCTTCTCTCCTGAAATTCAATGCTAAAATCCCAGATATCAAAGAATGAAATACTAATAACCAGGTGTATGAACTCAAAAAATGGACGAAAATACACATATATACACATACCCAGAAGCTAAAATGAAGTCAGAATGTACATAAACaggaaaaaaattaactaatgcATCCAATTGAAGAAGGAAAACTGTATTGTAGTAAACCCCATGAATGAAATGAGGCATATGGTCCCAACATGAAGGCCTGGAAATGTCTTCATTGGAATAAGGAATGAAACAAAACATTCCAAGCCACTAGATTGCGGTTGCCTAGGACCAGTCACACCCATTGCTATGTTATCTGTACTGTTGGAGCCAAAATGAGgtcatgaatttttattaattaagaaaatgaggGGCTCTCAGGGCTCTCAATGTcttcaaaaaaatgaaatagggTATGTATTTTGATAATGGGAAAGCTCGCCATTATGTAAAGTCCTAGTGAGAAATTgatttacttaaaattttgttGATGAGTTATTTGGTGGATTTTCACACTTGTTTGGAACAAAATCAGAGAAGaattgaaggaaataaaatttggGTGATTTGGTTTTGTGGGTATTTTTGTTAGGAAACGAGTATCCCATTCTCACATGGGATATGCCCTCATTTAAAAAgtgcaaaatttggaaaaaaaaattcttccacAGCAACGAGACATTGCCAAAACAGACATGAAAAAATAAGGCAAGAACTTAGAATAAGGCTTTACTCAGATCTTGTCTGATTTGAAAAGGATGAGGTATGGTCCTTGGTATCGTATCTAAGTTTGAGAAAGTATTCAGTATCTACACtacaaaatatgatataatcATCCTTTTATACTACCATATCATTGAAAATTAGttattgttaaaataaataaaatgataaattacaTCTTTAAGCGTTGAGATgacaaaatatgaatgaatggTTGTACCATATCTCCATAATAACATGATACAACAAAAGTACTGATACTCTCCCTCTaggttttcattttcattacaCAACATACATGGAGGATCATGCCATCTCAGCATTATCATGTTTGCAAGCTTTCAATATTTCTCAACATGCAACACAGCCATACAACTACTACACGACCACCACATGGAGTTCTTTTGAGGGTTTCAATATCTCAATCTAGATAAAGGGAAGAAGAGAGATCTTGGTTGAGAATGTTGCAGAGAAAAGACACCTTAACAAACAAATTTCAAGAGCATGGATTCAACCCATTAACAAttgctttaaatttaaaaacaaacccatttttttttcattaaggaATCCAATACAACAAAactattaaaaatgtctttgtTCCTTTTATTCCGAAATCAAGATGCCAAGGTGCTGCTTGGGCAGCTATCCACAGTGCAGGCCAAGATGTCTCTGTAACCCCTGGATATTCTGAAAGAGTCATAAACCTTGCCATCCCTGCTCTTCTTGTATTCAAACAACAGGTTTGAATGATCAAATGCTGTAAGTTTTACAAACCCATAATCATAGTCTTTGAAGATGCTCCACTTGGTGTTGATGGTGGTGAAATCTGCAAGGCTTGCTCCTCCCCCACCAGCAACCACATGTATTGTTCCATTCAAGGTGCCCTTGTAATAGTGCTTCTCTTCATTAGTGCAAATATTCTGTAGCAGTAAAAAGAATAAGACAATCAAATCATTGGTTAAGGAAGAATACAGATTTAAATCTGGGTAGTAGCATTTTCAGTCGAATGTAAATAGCATAGACAACTAGTTCAATGCTTAATGAAATGAAGATTATGATAATGGATCATGTAAAGTCATTCATCAGCATTTAAAGAGCTGCTTTGTTTATGATTTACTCATTGCCCCAGGACTCCTGTAGGCAAAACTATAGTACTTGGAGCAGCTAAGGGCTTGGGTGGATGAATCAAATGGCAAGCTCAACAACACTCTAGCCAAGCTAACGGTGACTGCACAAACTCATGAGCAGCTCCTAAAACAAAGGAAAGCTGGGCAAACTTCCTGGACAATCCCTCCAAAGGATGAATCAGTAAGGGATGGAGGAAAATGAGAATG contains these protein-coding regions:
- the LOC100257668 gene encoding uncharacterized protein LOC100257668 yields the protein MDLWVVAAAAGAGYLAKYWQNFSNEKEGSLSLSGESKPRNLLQQIQERNGPFRRLRQKQLGIDDILGSENLGEIGDLATGVASTNDFDGKGKAEFSGNSDNLTDVLTTQETRFKRHKAFRSRRPLEYSIKPLDSLESCVASQLYREHENMNEYEFSSLPSPYTPTVRPLLATDGSRVISRVGGGSFRAELQFESEKKKLHKGDGTHLEENETLLGLPPLPSIGSLQLPWKLKQNVRKGRVQRSSSPGIRASSEAFHSQGSPNGMFLFFLGITIGVMATLVASKREVDKLNEQLKQTENLVEDLHEELEMKDFLTVKDLTNEGFESMKTNDCSFNSGIPTSVSLEQEFNRSTKFNAKEPDNQNTENSELISKIEAELEAELERLEQNMKASSSLERLSDFVGLDPDFIADVVQGELRVDTLNRQPGEQSDSDLDVSGSSTHHSANYAVSPRELSLRLHEVIQSRLEARIIELEAALQNNQKRPHSMRQESIISTRELYSEVGSLSTQESPIFMDEGTNHPMVINLSGETLEAYNEACEEISKMLRTGEEVPPETIYNTDHIKEMHPFDRELSLGGNGGNGGSIMHQDITGERWLSRNLVCDMIRSWEERTSRSWGSNEVGESEDDEEDEMGKLLIKQIVEKTRQGSAAVLHAQRMLYSMNDQ